The following proteins are encoded in a genomic region of Deltaproteobacteria bacterium:
- the potE gene encoding putrescine-ornithine antiporter, with translation MNLIQLTVIVAVNMMGSGIIMLPTNMAQVGAISLLSWVVTAVGSMAIAYGFAQAGVLNQRPGGMSAYAEEAYGKSGFFMVFYLYFFSLAIGNVAIAISAVGYLATFSPWLSSTPIATCIGVIALIWLTTVANFGGPKVTGRIGAITVWGVIIPVAGLSVVGWLWFSRDTFAAAWNPQGLSLLKGMGSSIALTLWAFLGMESAAQNSDAVENPKRNVPLACMFGTLGAAVIYVLSTTVIQGIVPNADLAKSTGPFGLVYARMFNPTVGSIIMALAAMACLGSLLGWQFTIAQTAKSAAEDRMFPAFFAKVTQNSAPITGMIVMGGVQSLMALSTISPTLSEQFSALVNLAVVTNVIPYIISLSALIEMMRKAAVPESTYRRNVVVAMVAMLYSVYAIYASGADAVLGGTVVMGIGFVIFGFLAPRFGVSGTTTVQAAAGRAA, from the coding sequence ATGAACCTGATCCAGCTGACGGTCATCGTCGCCGTCAACATGATGGGTTCCGGGATCATCATGCTCCCGACGAACATGGCTCAGGTCGGGGCGATCTCCCTCCTTTCCTGGGTCGTGACCGCGGTGGGCTCGATGGCCATCGCCTACGGGTTTGCTCAGGCCGGTGTCCTCAATCAGCGCCCGGGGGGGATGTCGGCGTACGCCGAGGAAGCCTACGGCAAATCGGGCTTCTTCATGGTATTCTACCTCTACTTCTTCTCGCTGGCGATCGGGAACGTGGCGATCGCGATCTCCGCCGTGGGTTATCTGGCGACGTTCTCCCCCTGGCTCTCGTCGACGCCGATCGCCACCTGCATCGGGGTGATCGCGCTCATCTGGCTGACCACGGTCGCAAACTTCGGGGGCCCCAAGGTGACCGGCCGTATCGGCGCAATAACCGTGTGGGGCGTCATCATTCCGGTCGCCGGTCTCTCGGTCGTTGGCTGGCTCTGGTTCAGCAGGGACACCTTCGCCGCCGCCTGGAATCCGCAAGGGCTCAGTCTGCTGAAGGGGATGGGCTCGAGCATCGCGCTCACGCTGTGGGCCTTCCTAGGGATGGAGTCGGCAGCGCAGAACTCGGACGCCGTCGAGAACCCGAAGCGGAACGTGCCTCTTGCCTGTATGTTCGGGACGCTCGGGGCTGCCGTGATCTACGTCCTCTCGACCACGGTAATTCAGGGAATCGTGCCGAACGCCGACCTGGCGAAGTCCACGGGCCCGTTCGGTCTGGTCTACGCCCGGATGTTCAATCCGACAGTGGGCTCGATCATCATGGCCCTGGCGGCGATGGCCTGTCTCGGCTCGCTGCTGGGCTGGCAGTTCACCATCGCCCAAACCGCGAAATCGGCGGCCGAAGATCGCATGTTCCCCGCGTTCTTCGCGAAGGTGACCCAGAACAGCGCGCCGATCACCGGGATGATCGTCATGGGAGGCGTCCAGTCCCTGATGGCACTCTCGACCATCTCGCCGACGCTCAGCGAGCAATTCAGTGCGCTGGTCAACCTGGCCGTGGTCACCAACGTGATTCCGTACATCATCTCGCTCTCCGCCTTGATCGAGATGATGCGGAAAGCGGCCGTGCCGGAGTCGACGTATCGGCGGAACGTCGTGGTGGCGATGGTCGCGATGCTCTACAGCGTCTATGCGATCTACGCGTCGGGTGCGGATGCGGTGCTCGGCGGCACGGTGGTGATGGGCATCGGCTTCGTGATTTTCGGCTTCCTCGCTCCCCGCTTCGGTGTGAGTGGGACGACGACCGTGCAGGCCGCAGCGGGCCGAGCCGCGTGA
- a CDS encoding arginine decarboxylase (biodegradative; catalyzes the formation of agmatine from arginine) yields the protein MSYSDTPMPAALASGFPVLVVGARVDEDSAIGRSVKEIRAALAALGRPVVLAHSLDDAEAAVESHPALSCVVLGWGMAAASDETLAQTKRILGRIRQQAASLPVLLGARRGATRQVPLEIVEQVEGYIWVPEDSAAFIAGRIDAAARRYLDTVLPPFFGKLANFADTHEYSWHTPGHTGGTAFMKTAVGRAFLGFYGEQMLRSDLSVSVGELGSLNDHSGPVAEAERYAARVFGADHTFFSMGGSSASNEIILHSAVADDDIVLVDRNCHKSLNYALNMSGAIPVYLKPRRNARGVIGPVPASEIEPEMLRRKLAESPLVKGAPRKPMLAVLTNSTYDGLCYDVEHTTRLLSQSVDRIHYDEAWYAYARFNPIYEGRYGMHRGQRSPDDATVTVTHSTHKLLAALSQASMIHIRSGRIPVKPALFNEAFMMHTSTSPQYSIIASTDVSAKMMDDAGPALTDECIREAIDFRKAMLRIGRDLERRKSGDWWFQSWQADEVEGEAFLEADPNLLATSSDAWLLRPGQGWHGFGDLGRRYCMLDPIKVTTLTPGIGPDGVLEKKGIPAAIVTAFLATQGIVVEKTEPYSILTLFSIGITRGKWGSLVAAFMRFKELYDANAPLANALSGLVADHPERYARLGLRELAAEMHAAIREHNILGNLDGAFSSLPEPVLTPRETFARLVHREVEQVPAAKLQGRVLAVQVVPYPPGIPLLMPGERFGEATRAVGDFLLGLEAFDARFPGFGHDTHGVEVKTDENGRPYYALYCLKT from the coding sequence ATGTCGTACAGCGACACGCCGATGCCGGCCGCACTCGCCTCCGGCTTTCCGGTGCTCGTCGTTGGCGCCCGCGTCGACGAGGACTCGGCGATCGGGCGCAGCGTGAAGGAGATCAGGGCGGCGCTCGCGGCGCTCGGACGCCCCGTCGTGCTCGCCCACTCGCTGGACGATGCGGAGGCCGCCGTCGAGTCGCACCCAGCGCTCTCCTGCGTGGTGCTCGGCTGGGGAATGGCGGCGGCGAGCGACGAGACCCTCGCGCAGACGAAGCGGATCCTCGGGCGCATCCGGCAGCAGGCGGCATCCTTGCCCGTGCTTCTCGGCGCGCGTCGGGGGGCTACCCGCCAGGTGCCGCTCGAGATCGTGGAGCAGGTCGAGGGCTACATCTGGGTGCCCGAGGACAGCGCTGCTTTCATCGCCGGACGCATCGACGCGGCGGCGCGGCGCTATCTCGACACCGTGCTGCCGCCCTTCTTCGGGAAGCTCGCGAACTTCGCCGACACCCATGAGTACTCGTGGCACACGCCCGGGCACACGGGCGGTACGGCCTTCATGAAGACGGCCGTCGGCCGCGCCTTTCTCGGCTTCTACGGCGAGCAGATGCTGCGATCCGACCTCTCCGTTTCGGTGGGAGAGCTCGGTTCCTTGAACGACCACTCGGGGCCCGTGGCCGAAGCCGAGCGCTACGCCGCGCGCGTTTTCGGCGCCGACCACACATTCTTCTCGATGGGGGGGAGCTCGGCGAGCAACGAGATCATCCTGCACTCGGCGGTGGCGGACGACGACATCGTCCTGGTCGACCGCAACTGTCACAAGTCCCTCAACTACGCGCTCAACATGAGCGGCGCCATCCCGGTGTACCTGAAGCCACGGCGCAACGCGCGCGGCGTGATCGGTCCGGTGCCTGCCAGCGAGATCGAGCCCGAGATGCTGCGACGGAAGCTCGCAGAGAGCCCTCTCGTGAAAGGCGCGCCGCGCAAGCCCATGCTCGCGGTGCTCACGAATTCCACCTACGACGGCCTCTGCTACGACGTCGAGCACACGACGCGGCTCTTGAGCCAGAGCGTCGACCGCATCCACTACGACGAGGCGTGGTACGCGTACGCGCGGTTCAATCCCATCTACGAGGGCCGCTACGGGATGCACCGCGGCCAACGGTCGCCGGACGACGCGACCGTGACGGTGACACACTCGACGCACAAGCTCCTCGCCGCACTCTCCCAGGCCTCGATGATCCACATCCGTTCGGGTCGGATCCCGGTCAAGCCCGCGCTCTTCAACGAAGCGTTCATGATGCACACCTCCACCTCGCCGCAGTACAGTATCATCGCGTCCACGGACGTCTCCGCGAAGATGATGGACGACGCGGGCCCGGCGCTCACGGACGAGTGCATCCGCGAGGCAATCGACTTCCGGAAGGCCATGCTGCGCATCGGCCGGGATCTCGAGCGTCGCAAGTCGGGCGATTGGTGGTTCCAGAGCTGGCAGGCCGACGAGGTGGAAGGCGAGGCTTTCCTCGAGGCCGATCCCAACCTGCTCGCGACCTCGAGCGACGCATGGCTCCTGCGGCCGGGGCAGGGCTGGCACGGGTTCGGCGACCTGGGCCGCCGCTACTGCATGCTCGACCCGATCAAGGTGACCACGTTGACTCCGGGCATCGGGCCGGACGGCGTCCTGGAGAAGAAAGGGATTCCCGCAGCCATCGTGACGGCGTTCCTCGCCACGCAGGGCATCGTGGTGGAGAAGACCGAGCCCTACTCGATCCTCACCCTCTTCTCGATCGGCATCACCAGGGGCAAGTGGGGCTCGCTCGTCGCCGCGTTCATGCGCTTCAAAGAGCTCTACGACGCGAACGCGCCGCTCGCCAACGCACTCTCCGGCCTCGTCGCCGATCATCCCGAGCGGTATGCCCGGCTCGGGCTCCGCGAGCTCGCCGCGGAGATGCATGCCGCCATCCGGGAGCACAATATCCTCGGCAATCTCGACGGCGCCTTCAGCAGCCTTCCCGAGCCCGTGCTGACACCGCGGGAGACCTTCGCGCGCCTCGTCCACCGCGAGGTGGAGCAGGTGCCCGCCGCGAAGCTCCAGGGCCGCGTGCTCGCGGTGCAGGTCGTTCCCTATCCGCCGGGAATCCCGCTGCTGATGCCGGGTGAACGCTTCGGCGAGGCAACCCGCGCCGTCGGCGACTTCCTGCTGGGCCTCGAGGCCTTCGACGCGAGGTTCCCCGGCTTCGGGCACGACACCCACGGTGTCGAAGTGAAGACCGACGAGAACGGCCGCCCCTACTATGCCCTCTACTGCTTGAAGACCTGA